From the Brassica napus cultivar Da-Ae chromosome A8, Da-Ae, whole genome shotgun sequence genome, one window contains:
- the LOC106442104 gene encoding branched-chain-amino-acid aminotransferase 6-like: MQNGSERLCMTPASLEQFVEAVKKTVLANNKRVPPPGKGALYIRPLLLGSGAILGVAPAPEYTFLIYVSPVGDYHKVSSGLNMKVDHNYHLAHSGGAGGVKSCTNCSPVSKETP, encoded by the exons ATGCAAAATGGATCGGAGAGGCTTTGTATGACACCTGCTTCTCTGGAGCAATTTGTTGAAGCAGTCAAGAAAACTGTCCTTGCCAACAACAAAAGG GTTCCTCCCCCGGGTAAAGGAGCTTTGTATATAAGACCTCTGCTTCTAGGTAGTGGTGCTATTCTTGGAGTAGCTCCAGCACCTGAGTACACGTTCCTCATTTACGTGTCTCCCGTTGGAGATTATCATAAG GTGAGCTCAGGCTTGAACATGAAAGTTGATCATAACTATCACCTAGCCCATTCAGGTGGAGCGGGTGGTGTCAAGAGCTGCACGAACTGTTCTCCAGTAAGTAAAGAGACACCATAA
- the LOC106443896 gene encoding putative branched-chain-amino-acid aminotransferase 7 → MEFVYQTSEWDSKSLFVIVPIKSQVLIKSFSKHINPPKLGTPSCSRCHHLSKMAPSVPHSSSVPLLTSEANEKYANVNWEELGFSLIPTDYMYMSKCKQGESFSEGEIVPYGDIPISPCAGILNYGQGLFEGLKAYRTEDGRITLFRPDQNAFRMQTGADRLCMTSPSSDQFVQAVKKTVLANKKWVPPPGKGSLYIRPLLIGTGAVLGIASAPEYTFLIYVSPVGNYHTASSGLNLIVDHTYRRAHTGGTGGVKSCTNYSPVVKPLFEAKSSGFSDILFLDAATGRNIEEVSTCNIFITKGNIVSTPPTSGTILPGITRKSISELASDIGYQVQERDVSVEELLEAEEVFCTGTAMVVKAVETVTFHDKKIKYRTGEEALSTKLHLMLTNIQMGIVEDKKSWMVEINGCDE, encoded by the exons ATGGAATTTGTGTACCAAACAAGCGAATGGGATTCCAAGAGTTTGTTTGTTATTGTCCCTATAAAAAGCCAAGTGTTAATTAAGTCATTCTCAAAGCACATCAACCCTCCAAAGCTCGGAACCCCTTCTTGCTCTCGTTGTCATCATCTATCCAAAATGGCTCCTTCTGTGCCCCATTCTTCATCAGTACCTCTTCTCACAAG TGAAGCAAATGAAAAATATGCGAACGTGAACTGGGAAGAGCTTGGATTCTCTCTGATTCCAACAGATTATATGTATATGTCGAAATGCAAACAAGGAGAGAGCTTTTCAGAAGGAGAGATTGTTCCTTATGGGGACATTCCAATTAGCCCTTGTGCTGGGATTCTCAACTATGGCCAG GGACTATTTGAAGGGCTCAAGGCTTACAGGACTGAAGACGGACGGATCACACTCTTCCGGCCTGACCAAAACGCTTTTCGTATGCAAACTGGTGCAGACAGGCTTTGTATGACATCTCCTTCTTCCGACCAGTTCGTCCAAGCAGTTAAGAAAACTGTGCTTGCCAACAAGAAATGG GTTCCTCCTCCTGGTAAAGGATCTTTGTATATTAGGCCTCTACTCATAGGTACTGGTGCTGTCCTTGGAATAGCTTCAGCACCTGAATATACATTCCTCATTTACGTATCTCCTGTTGGAAATTACCATACG GCAAGCTCAGGCTTGAACCTTATAGTCGATCATACGTATCGCCGTGCCCATACTGGTGGAACTGGCGGTGTGAAGAGCTGCACAAATTATTCTCCA GTTGTGAAACCTTTGTTCGAAGCAAAATCATCAGGTTTCTCTGATATCTTGTTCCTGGACGCAGCAACTGGCAGAAACATTGAAGAGGTTTCTACATGTAATATCTTTATTACTAAG GGAAATATTGTCTCTACTCCACCAACTTCAGGAACCATTTTACCAGGAATCACAAGGAAAAGCATAAGCGAACTAGCCAGTGATATCGGCTACCAG GTTCAAGAACGTGATGTTTCAGTGGAGGAGCTATTAGAGGCAGAAGAAGTTTTCTGCACAGGGACTGCAATGGTCGTCAAAGCTGTTGAAACCGTGACCTTTCATGATAAGAA GATAAAATACAGGACAGGAGAAGAAGCATTATCTACCAAGCTTCACTTGATGTTAACCAATATTCAGATGGGCATTGTTGAAGATAAGAAGAGTTGGATGGTGGAGATCAATGGTTGTGATGAATAG